Within the Beduinella massiliensis genome, the region CAGGGTAGAGGCGAGATTGGAGGCGCGGCGGATGCCGTTCAGGGTGATGTCTACGTCCGGGTTGAGCAAAGAGACCTGCAGCGCCGCCGGGATGACGGGTACGTTCAACTCCCGGAGCAGCCTTTGCATGCGCTCCGCCGCTTGGCGGATGTGCAGCGCGCCGCCGACAAACGGGCGGCCGTCCCACCAGAGGTCGTGAAAGTTCAACGGGTCATCCGCCTTCACGACGCCGTAGTGCAGCACCGCGGCGTTGAGGAATGCCGCGCCCTTCTCGCGGCACACGTCAATCAGCGACTGAGCGGAGGATTTGAGCAGGCTGTACTCCAGGTAGGAAAGCACGCTGTCCAGCCCGCCGTCACGCACGCCCAGCTCCAGGGCGTTTAAATCCCGCGTGCCCATGCCGATGTATCCGATCATGCCCTCCGACTTGCGGTCCCGCAGGAAGGGGATGACGTCGCGCACACAAACATTGTAGTTGTTGGTGTCGTGAATCTGGTACAGGTCGATGTAATCGGTGTGCAGGCGCTCAAAACTCTCATAGAACGTGCGCTTGAATACCTCAAACGCGTCCGGCTGCTCGAAGGGGTAGCGGGACTTGGTGCAAAGAAAGATGCTGCTGCGGTCGATACGGCGGATAAAATCACCCACGACGCATTCGCTGGGGCCGTAATCACAGGACGTATCAAATATGCGAAGGCCCGCTTCATAGCACTTTTCCATGAGCGCGCTGTCCTCGCGAATGGCTTCCTGCGAGACCTTTCCATCCCGCTCGCCGAGAAACGCACAGCCTACGCCGATGG harbors:
- a CDS encoding aldo/keto reductase — encoded protein: MTRTHSGKPIKEVLRGFRMRTASGRVLPIGVGCAFLGERDGKVSQEAIREDSALMEKCYEAGLRIFDTSCDYGPSECVVGDFIRRIDRSSIFLCTKSRYPFEQPDAFEVFKRTFYESFERLHTDYIDLYQIHDTNNYNVCVRDVIPFLRDRKSEGMIGYIGMGTRDLNALELGVRDGGLDSVLSYLEYSLLKSSAQSLIDVCREKGAAFLNAAVLHYGVVKADDPLNFHDLWWDGRPFVGGALHIRQAAERMQRLLRELNVPVIPAALQVSLLNPDVDITLNGIRRASNLASTLEALDHMIYPEQWAQILALRSELPFHSVQELES